One stretch of bacterium DNA includes these proteins:
- a CDS encoding 3-isopropylmalate dehydratase large subunit, producing MPGTMIEKILSAHSDRELKAGDIGDIVIDARIARDFGGANVVKNLKENGLKVADTKRTFFTFDTNPTGSDQKYATNQQLCRVFARENNIRVFDIDNGIGTHTAIDDALVLPGGTLISTDSHANILGAIGAFGQGMGDKDIAAAWATGRIWFKVPKSVKITLKGMPGETVYPKDVVLYLLQQLGAAGLLGYAAELYGDYVDSLPLSGRITMASMATEMGGIVALFPPNKDVLEHFEKVTGRPVEAVYSDEGAEYEKEIEFDISGIKPLISRPGHPEDVVSVDEVSGTKIDSAFIGSCTNGRFEDLKVVADILKDKKVAPGVVLKIVPTTRKVWERCLKEGLIEIFMKAGALVGNAGCAGCAAGQIGQNGPGEITVSTGNRNFTGKQGKGEVYLASPATVAASAVSGVITTSYQIPDKPAVFKPSGKSETGESVKPAQ from the coding sequence ATGCCGGGAACAATGATTGAAAAGATTCTTTCCGCTCATTCCGACCGCGAACTCAAAGCAGGCGATATAGGAGATATTGTAATTGATGCGCGTATAGCGCGGGATTTCGGCGGTGCGAATGTTGTAAAGAATCTTAAAGAAAACGGTCTTAAAGTTGCAGATACAAAAAGGACGTTTTTTACTTTTGATACAAACCCAACCGGTTCGGATCAAAAATATGCAACTAACCAGCAATTGTGCAGAGTGTTTGCCAGGGAAAACAACATAAGAGTTTTTGATATTGATAACGGCATAGGAACCCACACTGCAATTGACGATGCACTTGTTCTTCCGGGCGGTACTCTTATTTCAACGGATTCTCATGCAAATATACTGGGAGCAATCGGAGCATTCGGTCAGGGTATGGGAGACAAAGACATTGCCGCTGCATGGGCAACAGGAAGAATCTGGTTTAAGGTACCCAAATCAGTAAAAATTACCCTTAAAGGTATGCCTGGTGAAACGGTATATCCTAAGGATGTTGTTCTCTATCTTTTGCAGCAACTGGGAGCTGCAGGACTTTTGGGTTATGCTGCGGAGCTTTACGGTGATTATGTGGATTCTCTTCCTTTAAGCGGAAGAATAACAATGGCTTCAATGGCTACTGAAATGGGCGGAATTGTTGCGCTGTTTCCTCCTAACAAAGATGTTCTTGAGCATTTTGAAAAAGTTACAGGCAGACCTGTTGAAGCGGTTTACAGTGATGAAGGTGCAGAGTATGAAAAGGAGATAGAGTTTGACATTTCCGGTATAAAACCTCTGATTTCCCGTCCTGGGCACCCTGAAGATGTGGTATCAGTTGATGAAGTTTCAGGAACAAAGATTGATTCTGCATTTATCGGATCATGTACAAACGGAAGATTTGAAGATCTGAAAGTTGTTGCGGATATTCTTAAAGATAAAAAAGTTGCGCCCGGAGTTGTTTTAAAAATAGTGCCTACAACGCGAAAAGTGTGGGAGAGGTGCCTTAAAGAAGGGTTGATAGAAATATTTATGAAAGCAGGCGCTCTTGTAGGTAATGCGGGGTGCGCAGGCTGTGCTGCAGGCCAGATCGGTCAGAACGGCCCGGGTGAAATTACAGTCAGTACAGGAAACAGAAATTTTACAGGCAAACAGGGAAAAGGCGAAGTATATCTTGCTTCTCCTGCAACAGTAGCTGCATCTGCAGTAAGCGGAGTTATTACCACATCTTATCAGATTCCTGACAAGCCTGCAGTATTTAAACCGTCAGGAAAGTCTGAAACAGGGGAAAGTGTTAAGCCTGCTCAGC
- a CDS encoding HDIG domain-containing protein, with protein MITEKDIYTLFKKQLDSIQDQAIKKKVTDTWLLGCKKGGWNSVDELLKIPFTLLVDTAGINFIEHTISVTEGAAALAKAQTENYKNLPYKINFDRLYAGGLLHDVGKLLEIEPDGNGGYRKSLSGKYARHPISGAILAQECGLSEDIINTIACHSKEGDGRPQVIETVFIHQADFATFNPFAMRSKGLLIEEQ; from the coding sequence ATGATAACAGAAAAAGATATTTATACTCTTTTTAAAAAACAGTTGGACAGCATTCAGGATCAGGCAATTAAAAAGAAAGTTACAGACACCTGGCTGCTCGGCTGTAAAAAAGGCGGCTGGAATTCAGTTGATGAATTATTAAAAATTCCTTTTACCCTGCTTGTTGATACAGCAGGGATTAATTTTATAGAGCATACAATTTCCGTTACAGAAGGCGCTGCAGCTTTGGCAAAAGCTCAGACAGAAAATTATAAAAATCTTCCCTACAAAATAAACTTTGACAGATTGTATGCAGGAGGCCTTTTGCATGATGTGGGAAAACTTCTTGAAATAGAACCTGACGGGAACGGAGGATACAGAAAGAGCCTTTCCGGGAAATATGCAAGACACCCTATTTCCGGAGCTATTCTGGCCCAGGAGTGCGGACTATCCGAAGATATAATCAACACTATTGCATGTCACTCCAAAGAAGGAGACGGCAGGCCTCAGGTTATAGAAACAGTTTTTATTCATCAGGCGGATTTTGCAACTTTCAATCCTTTTGCCATGAGATCAAAAGGGCTGTTGATAGAGGAGCAGTAG